AGGTGCAGCAGGGAAGGGGATGAGCCCGGAATTCTCATTTATCTGGGAGATTTTCTGGGGACTGACCCCTCTTTTAGCTTGGTGGATTTACTGCATTTTTACAGTTTTATCCCTCCTGATTGTATTGATCATCCATAAAACACCTTTTGAACGAGTCTATTCTTTTCCACACCTGGAAGTATTGTCTCCTAATGAATCAGAAAAAACGGTCATTCAAATTTCTCATGATAAGACAATGATCGCCGTAGGGAGAGAAAAGACAATTGTCATGGAAGAAGGTGACTTTATAAATAAAAATGAAGACGAAACAGGGATTACCATTATTAAAAGTCCTGATGGAAAATACCAACTGGAAGCAGATCATGAGATCATGGTGAACAACAGGACAGTGATATCCAAAGAATTGGAACCGGGAGATGTCATTCGAAGTGAAGGAACCTTGATAATTTTTGATACTCCGGAAGAACAAAAAAAATGAAAACCCTTCCAGAACAATGCCAGACTAGAGCTTGCCATGAAGGGCTAATTCCGATATTATCCACTTCACACATCAAAAGAGAAGGAATAAACAATGGGCCAAAGAGGAGAAGTCTTTACTTTAAAACGTTTTGTCGAAGAGGGAGGACTCACCTATTTTTTCAATGTAAAAGAGAACCGCTATGGCGACCTCTTTCTAAATCTAGTAGAAAGCCGGAAAAAGGATAACCGATTTGTCCGTTTTTCACTCATTGTATACTCGGAAGATTTCAAAAAATTCGCAGATATTATGGAAACAGCTGTTACAAAACTAAAAGCCTCTGTTCGAGACTGGGAATTTGAATTAAAAACTGGTTCGGGTAAAAGAAAGTATACTTTCAATATTAAATCTGCAAAAAACGGCGAACTCTACCTGATCCTGGCCGAAAGCAGGGTCGGCACAGATGAAAACTACGAGAATGTTTCTATTCGTGTTTTCAAGAAGAATCTAGATACATTTCTTGATGGATTTGACCAGGCATCCAGTCATATGACACCCGCAGAATGAGAACAACAATTTATTGAATGCCCGCCAAAAAGGCGGGCATTTTTATTTTAAATAGGACCTGACCATTTTTTTACCATGTGATATATTTAAATGTTAACAGCCACCCCTGTAATCACTGGAGGATACGTGTTTCTTAAGCGCATAGAACTAATGGGTTTTAAATCCTTTGCAGATAGAACCATCATAGATTTTACAGATGGAATAACAGCTCTTCT
The window above is part of the Oceanispirochaeta sp. genome. Proteins encoded here:
- a CDS encoding DUF3276 family protein, with the protein product MGQRGEVFTLKRFVEEGGLTYFFNVKENRYGDLFLNLVESRKKDNRFVRFSLIVYSEDFKKFADIMETAVTKLKASVRDWEFELKTGSGKRKYTFNIKSAKNGELYLILAESRVGTDENYENVSIRVFKKNLDTFLDGFDQASSHMTPAE